The following is a genomic window from Synechococcus sp. JA-2-3B'a(2-13).
AGGCAAAAACGCCATCCCTTTGCTGAACTTGGGCCTGCAAATAGGGGATCCCCATCCGGTGGCAGTAGTCGCCGAAGCTCTCGCCAGGACGGCGCTCCTGCTTGTAGACCTGCAGGAGAACTCTCATCAGCGGCACGATCTGGCTGATGTGTACCCGATCCTGAAACACTTGCGCCAGGCGATCCCCCTGCGGGCTGGCTCCCAGCCAAATCTGGTAGTAGCCATTGGGGGCGGATCCCACCAATCCCAGTTCCGCCAAGTAGGGTCGGGCACAGCCGTTGGGGCAGCCGGTCATGCGCACCAAAAAGGGCGAATCCTGCAGATCCAGCTCCTGCAACAGCCGATCCAACTGGCGAACCAGCCCCGGCAAAGCCCGCTCCGACTCGGTAATCGCCAACCCACAGGTGGGCAGGGCAGGGCAGGCCATCGACAGCCGCACCAGTTGGGGGATCTCTTCCTTGGAAAGCACCCCGTGGGATTTGAGGATCTGGTTGATGGCATCCCGCTGCTGCTCCGCAATGTCGATGAAAAGTAAATCCTGAGTGGGGGTCAGCCGCACGTGCAGAGAAAAGGCTTCCACAATCCGGCGCAGCGCCGTTTTGAGCTGCCGCTCTGGGGTGTCCTGGATGCGGCCATTTTCAATGGAGATGCCCAAAAACCAACGGCCATCCCCCTGCTCGTGCCAGCCTAGGTAGTCGTCGCTGTTGGGGACAAACTTGGGCATGCGCCGGAAGGGCAACAACTTCTCCCCCAGGTACTGCTCGACCACACGGCGAAACTTGCGGATCCCCCAGTCTCTCACCAAGTATTTCAACCGCGCCTGCTTGCGGTCGTGCCGGTTGCCGTAGTCCCGCTGTACCGCCAAAACCGCTTGGCAAACCCGATACACCGATTCCGGCGGGGCAAAGCAGAGCTTTTGGGCCAAAAGGGGCTGGGTTTCTTCCTTGCCGTGGGTACGCCCCATGCCCCCACCCACCACAATGTTGAAGCCCTTCAAGTTGCCCTTGCGATCCGTGAGCACAATCAAGCCCAAGTCCTGGGAGTACACATCTACCGTGTTTTCCCCGGCTACGGCGATGGCGGTTTTAAACTTGCGGGGCAAATAGACGGGGCCATACAGGGGTTCTGGGCCCTCTAACCTCACCCCGTTGCCGACAAACTTCTCGGCTTCCACCACTTCCTCATCCACCGGTGGGATGGGAACCGGCTCCCCATCCACCCAGATCTCGTAGTAGGCAGAGGTCTTCGGAGCCAACAGATCCGCCAGCTTGCGGGCATACTCTTGGGCATAGCGATAGGCAGGGCGATTTTTGTAGGGGGCAACCGGTGCCATCACGTTGCGGTTGACATCGCCGCAGGCGGCCAGGGTGGATCCCATCTGTTTGAGAATGCTGGCTATGGTGGCCTTGAGGTTTTTCTTGAGGATCCCATGCAACTGAAAGGTTTGCCGCGTTGTGGCTCGCAGGGTGCCATTGCCGTACTCATCGGCCAGCCGATCCAGGGTCAAGTAAAGCTGGGGGGGCACGTGTCCCCCTGGGATGCGGGTGCGCAACATGATGGAATAGGCCCGCTCCAATCCTTCCTGCTTCCGTTGCTGCCGCCGATCCCGGTCATCCTGCTGGTAGGCGCCATGGAACTTGAGCACCTGCACCGCCGCCTCGCTGAAATGGGTGGTGTCTTGGGCCAGCTCCTGCTGAAGGGGATCCCGTAGAAAGTGGCTGTCTGCCTTGATCTGCTCCACCTTGGAACGCTTGGCCTCGGATGGGATCATGGGGGGCATTGATAATCTCCAGTAAACCGGTCGGAATACTTGTGAATAACAGGCTATCACCTCCTTTGAAGAGCGTCCAG
Proteins encoded in this region:
- a CDS encoding NADPH-dependent assimilatory sulfite reductase hemoprotein subunit is translated as MPPMIPSEAKRSKVEQIKADSHFLRDPLQQELAQDTTHFSEAAVQVLKFHGAYQQDDRDRRQQRKQEGLERAYSIMLRTRIPGGHVPPQLYLTLDRLADEYGNGTLRATTRQTFQLHGILKKNLKATIASILKQMGSTLAACGDVNRNVMAPVAPYKNRPAYRYAQEYARKLADLLAPKTSAYYEIWVDGEPVPIPPVDEEVVEAEKFVGNGVRLEGPEPLYGPVYLPRKFKTAIAVAGENTVDVYSQDLGLIVLTDRKGNLKGFNIVVGGGMGRTHGKEETQPLLAQKLCFAPPESVYRVCQAVLAVQRDYGNRHDRKQARLKYLVRDWGIRKFRRVVEQYLGEKLLPFRRMPKFVPNSDDYLGWHEQGDGRWFLGISIENGRIQDTPERQLKTALRRIVEAFSLHVRLTPTQDLLFIDIAEQQRDAINQILKSHGVLSKEEIPQLVRLSMACPALPTCGLAITESERALPGLVRQLDRLLQELDLQDSPFLVRMTGCPNGCARPYLAELGLVGSAPNGYYQIWLGASPQGDRLAQVFQDRVHISQIVPLMRVLLQVYKQERRPGESFGDYCHRMGIPYLQAQVQQRDGVFA